In Paroedura picta isolate Pp20150507F chromosome 12, Ppicta_v3.0, whole genome shotgun sequence, one DNA window encodes the following:
- the LOC143821891 gene encoding prolactin-releasing peptide receptor-like produces the protein METPGHWDNGPFNGSTYEVVLWNNSNSSNQFTGVQLIQSFKPLLIPCYTLVVLVGIFGNYLLLYVICKTKKMHNVTNFFIGNLAFSDMLMCTTCVPFTLAYAFNPQGWIFGKFLCYFVFLMQPMTVYVSVFTLTAIAVDRYYTTVHPLKKRISFRTCVYIIGGIWLLSCALVAPAIVHTYHVEFQKEGFAICEEFWMEEEKERLAYAYSALIITYILPLSAVSLSYFCITVKLKNRVVPGHPTQSQSEFDRVRKRKIFRLLVLVVAAFAICWLPIHVFNIIREIDINLINKDYFLLIQLLCHWFAMSSSCCNPFLYAWLHDRFRSELKEMFTFKRKIIPTNNCVAVSVML, from the exons ATGGAAACCCCTGGCCATTGGGACAATGGGCCATTCAATGGCAGCACCTATGAAGTTGTGCTTTGGAATAACTCCAATTCCAGTAACCAGTTTACAGGCGTGCAGCTGATCCAGTCTTTCAAGCCCCTTCTGATCCCCTGCTACACCTTAGTGGTGCTGGTGGGGATCTTTGGCAACTATCTCCTTCTTTATGTCATCTGCAAGACCAAGAAAATGCACAACGTTACCAACTTCTTCATTGGCAACCTGGCCTTCTCAGACATGCTGATGTGTACCACCTGTGTCCCTTTTACTCTGGCATATGCCTTCAACCCCCAGGGTTGGATCTTCGGGAAGTTCCTGTGCTATTTTGTATTCCTGATGCAGCCCATGACAGTGTACGTGTCTGTCTTCACTCTTACGGCTATCGCGGTGGACAG ATATTACACCACTGTTCACCCTCTCAAGAAGCGCATCTCGTTCAGGACCTGTGTGTACATCATAGGGGGGATCTGGCTGCTTTCCTGTGCGTTGGTGGCCCCGGCTATCGTCCACACCTACCATGTGGAGTTCCAGAAGGAAGGCTTTGCCATCTGCGAGGAATTCTGgatggaagaagagaaggagcgcCTGGCGTACGCCTACAGCGCCTTGATCATCACTTACATCCTGCCCCTCTCCGCTGTCTCCCTCTCATACTTCTGCATCACCGTCAAGCTAAAGAACCGCGTGGTGCCTGGCCACCCAACACAGAGCCAGAGCGAGTTTGATCGTGTGCGGAAGAGGAAGATCTTCCGCCTCCTCGTGCTGGTGGTGGCCGCCTTTGCCATCTGCTGGCTCCCCATCCATGTCTTCAACATCATCCGCGAGATAGACATCAACCTGATCAACAAGGATTACTTCCTTCTGATCCAGCTGCTCTGCCACTGGTTTGCTATGAGCTCCTCCTGCTGTAACCCTTTCCTCTACGCCTGGCTGCACGATCGCTTCCGGAGTGAGCTGAAAGAGATGTTCACCTTCAAACGGAAGATCATCCCAACCAATAATTGTGTCGCTGTTAGCGTGATGCTCTGA